One Acidimicrobiales bacterium genomic region harbors:
- a CDS encoding ABC transporter permease has protein sequence MPPPDAAATPELVLDPAATVLAPAAETTVALRRRGLGVGAWLSIVWLVAIVLAAVLAPVLPLPDPLQSSVELKNAGPSLDHLLGGDGLGHDVLAQVVWGGRTSLVVGFGAILFGTLTGGFLGLVSGYYRGRLESVLVGAFDVMLAFPQLVLALAIVAFLGNSARNVIAALAIVSTPILARITRANTLTWSQREFVLAARTLGARNPRIMVREVLPNVLPAMLSIALLGVAVVIVAEGGLSLLGVGVQSVHGSWGVLIATARNDLDEAPWAVFGPSGAIFLTVLALNYLGDVVRSRFDVRGSAL, from the coding sequence ATGCCGCCGCCTGACGCCGCCGCCACCCCCGAGCTCGTCCTCGACCCGGCCGCCACCGTCCTCGCGCCGGCCGCCGAGACGACGGTCGCGCTCCGCCGCCGGGGCCTCGGCGTCGGCGCCTGGCTGTCGATCGTGTGGCTGGTCGCCATCGTCCTCGCCGCCGTGCTGGCCCCCGTGCTGCCCCTGCCCGACCCGCTCCAGAGCTCGGTCGAGCTGAAGAACGCCGGCCCGTCGCTCGACCACCTGCTCGGCGGCGACGGCCTCGGCCACGACGTGCTCGCCCAGGTCGTGTGGGGCGGGCGGACCTCGCTCGTGGTGGGGTTCGGCGCCATCCTCTTCGGCACCCTCACGGGCGGGTTCCTCGGGCTCGTATCCGGCTACTATCGGGGCCGCCTCGAGTCCGTCCTGGTCGGCGCGTTCGACGTGATGCTGGCCTTCCCCCAGCTGGTGCTGGCCCTCGCCATCGTCGCCTTCCTCGGCAACAGCGCCCGCAACGTGATCGCCGCCCTGGCCATCGTGTCGACGCCGATCCTCGCCCGCATCACGCGGGCCAACACGCTCACGTGGTCCCAGCGCGAGTTCGTGCTGGCCGCCAGGACCCTCGGCGCCCGCAACCCGAGGATCATGGTCCGCGAGGTGCTCCCGAACGTGCTGCCGGCCATGCTGTCGATCGCCCTGCTCGGCGTGGCGGTGGTGATCGTGGCCGAGGGCGGGCTCAGCCTGCTCGGCGTCGGCGTGCAGAGCGTCCACGGCTCCTGGGGGGTGCTGATCGCCACCGCCCGCAACGACCTCGACGAGGCGCCCTGGGCGGTGTTCGGCCCGTCCGGCGCCATCTTCCTCACCGTCCTCGCCCTGAACTACCTGGGCGACGTCGTCCGGTCCCGCTTCGACGTGCGGGGCAGCGCGCTGTGA
- a CDS encoding ABC transporter permease: MLRQVGKRLIQLPLVLLVVTFFAFSLINLLPGDPVTTIVPFGTDEQRAQLREDLGLDEPILSRYVDWLGGIATGDLGEYYNSHRPVSEVLTAALPVSINLMVYSQLLALAFAIPLGILTAYRAGTPFDKGTNAAAFGLLAIPNFVLGLLLIFFLSVKAGWFPNTGYRPLNEDPVEHVKHMFLPALSLAVGQIAIYMRLLRSDMIATLQEDFITMAKAKGLPPRKVLLRHALRPSSLTLLTVAGLNVGQLIGGAVVIEALFQLPGIGLSIVQAIGAREYVAVQSFVALIGVAYVVVNFAVDLLYAVLDPRIRHAAA, translated from the coding sequence GTGCTCCGCCAGGTCGGCAAGCGGCTGATCCAGCTGCCGCTGGTCCTCCTCGTCGTCACCTTCTTCGCCTTCAGCCTCATCAACCTGCTGCCCGGCGACCCGGTGACGACGATCGTGCCGTTCGGCACCGACGAGCAGCGGGCCCAGCTGCGCGAGGACCTCGGCCTCGACGAGCCCATCCTCAGCCGCTACGTCGACTGGCTGGGCGGCATCGCCACCGGCGACCTGGGCGAGTACTACAACAGCCACCGCCCCGTGTCCGAGGTGCTGACCGCCGCCCTGCCGGTGTCGATCAACCTGATGGTCTACTCCCAGTTGCTGGCGCTGGCGTTCGCCATCCCCCTCGGCATCCTCACCGCCTACCGGGCGGGCACCCCGTTCGACAAGGGCACCAACGCGGCCGCCTTCGGGCTGCTCGCCATCCCGAACTTCGTGCTGGGCCTGCTGCTGATCTTCTTCCTGTCGGTGAAGGCCGGGTGGTTCCCGAACACGGGCTACCGGCCGCTGAACGAGGACCCGGTCGAGCACGTCAAGCACATGTTCCTGCCGGCGCTCAGCCTCGCCGTCGGCCAGATCGCCATCTACATGCGCCTCCTGCGGTCGGACATGATCGCCACCCTCCAGGAGGACTTCATCACGATGGCCAAGGCCAAGGGCCTGCCGCCCCGCAAGGTGCTGCTCCGCCACGCCCTCCGGCCGTCGAGCCTCACCCTGCTCACGGTGGCCGGCCTGAACGTCGGCCAGCTCATCGGCGGCGCCGTCGTCATCGAGGCGCTGTTCCAGCTTCCCGGGATCGGCCTGTCGATCGTGCAGGCCATCGGGGCGAGGGAGTACGTCGCCGTGCAGAGCTTCGTCGCCCTCATCGGCGTCGCCTACGTGGTCGTCAACTTCGCCGTCGACCTCCTCTACGCCGTGCTCGACCCGAGGATCCGCCATGCCGCCGCCTGA